Part of the Polyodon spathula isolate WHYD16114869_AA chromosome 18, ASM1765450v1, whole genome shotgun sequence genome, GCATCATGGGAGTTGTAGTTTGACAGGTCATCGGAGATGGGCGATGATGTGCACCCCTGCCAAATAATTCACCGTGACTACAGTCTGTTTTCTTTAGCCAGTGAAATTGAAATTGCTGTCAGTTAGTTCATTTTCAAAAGTTAAgctgggatttatttatttatttatttttctccatttAAGTGCAATATTGCCTTACAAAACACAATACTTTTCGATAATTAGTACAGTCCGTGGGTTAGTTTCACGTTGGTGTGTTTGTTGTGTATTTGTATGGCATTTGTGAATCTTGTTGTATGCATTTATGTGTTtgacttgctttttcttttgGGCTGGGCGGCAGAgctgtatttttaaagaatgctGAGAAATGTTAATGGGGAGGGTGTGGAGTTTCTCCATTCTGTGAAAAAGCATTCAGGTGTCAGCATGATGGATGTGTTCTGTAGAGAGGACAGAGGGCTGGTGAAAGGGGGCTGGGCTGCAGCTGTAGACTTGGGATCAGTCTCGGTTCCATCACTGATCACAAACTCAGCCTCTTGCATATTAATATTGACAAACACAGTTACTGCTGGGCTGGTAACTCCCATGCAAAAACATCTATATGTGCATATTCACCACATGCACAAACACGCTTGTGCACTGAAGCGGTGGTTCTTAGAACTTTTACTTTCAATTCCTTGTATAAAAAGATATCTTGACATCCACACCACAAAACATACGGttgtattacatagtgttaatagtgtttttttttttttattccctccACAGATGGGACGGACACCCCCACTTTATCAGATGCAAAGTGGACTCAGATATTAGCTCCGCCGTCTCATCTGCTCTCTCTCAATCCAGCCCTGGCGAACCTGGGTGAGAGCGAGGGCCTGCATACCAGAGATCCCCAGCTGAGGTTCAAATCCCTTTCTGACACCCCAGCTATCGACAAggtgggagggggaggaggaggaggaggaggggataACTGCTCAAACGgcagtgacagaaaaaaaaacccagatgcTACCCATTGGATCAACGAACAGCATGTAGCCGACAGTCAAACGCTCAACaaagatatggactttgaggtGTGTCCAAATCCTCAACAGGAGAACAGTGTGGAACATGACAGCAGGACAATGTTAAATGTGGATACTGGGAGCTGCCCATCACGGTTTAACAAGGGAATCTCGGCTCATGAGAATGGTTGTCCAGAAATTGCTGATGTCAATGATTGTGCAGAACACACAAGGGGCAGTTGTAATCTGGCACACTTTGAGGCCACTTCAGATAATCGCATGGGAATTACAGATTTCAATTGTTTAGATGCCTGCAAGAATGAGGTTTTGGGTCAATGCAAAGGTAACCCTTCAGAACTCGCTAATGATTGTCCCATTGCTGCAGAAGTAGAAAAAGAGAGTAGTGGTTTGTCTACAGCAGATGAATGTACTGTCACTGCTGAACTCGAGAGGATTGGCTTCCAGCCACCACAGTATGAGACGCTCCAAAAAGATGGCATGATCATTGGGTCACCAAAGGGAGTTGGGGACGCTAATGAGCCCCACAGGCATCAGATCCCTGGGTGTAGATTGAGCAATTTTGTAGCAACTGGATCAGCCGAATTTATGGCGCTTGCAGGAGAGAATATTTTAGAGTCGTGCAATAGTGGTTATGCCAAAGCGCATTCAGAAGGGATGGTTAATGGGGGGTTTACTGGATTTGGTGAATTTGGGGAAACCCAGGCACCAGATAAAAATGAGTGTGATGTGTCCTCTATCGGGGAATTGAGCCACAACGGAGAGAATGACAACATAGCTGTTTGTCTTGCTGTAGAAGGAGAAAGGAAATCTGAATCTGTGGTTTGTGCAGAGCCCCCCTCCTGCTTTCTTCTGAACGGTTTGGACTTGGATGAGCTGCAGAGGATCATAGATGAGGAACCTGCCTCCCAGCCTCCTCTCTCCAAAGAAGACTCTGTGACAGAGGAGAAGGAGATGGAGGAGAGCAAATCAGAAAGCTACGAGCAGATAAGGGGTCTTGAGGTGGGTGTGGCAAATAGCGGAATAACTCCAGGACCTCCCACCACTTCCAAGAAGCTGAACAACAGCAGCCTGCAGCCTGTGAGCATCCCCGTTGGTGGTGCCCGGCCGAAGCAGCCAGTCAACCTCAAACTGCAGATCCCCCGGCCACTCTCCGTCCAGGTGCAGAATGAACTCGGGCAGCCTGACAAGAACAAGAATGTGGAGCCGCAGTGTCAGACAAACACCGGAGAGCTCCTGTCTGGAGGAGAGGGCTTTGGAGGTGAGACAATCTTAGCAGGTCCAAATGGGGAGCGCACTGGAGCCTTGAACACAGGGTCCTCTCCTACCCCACCTGGCATGCTGCTGCCCCCTGATAGTCCTGATAACGACCTCCAAGCAGAACACTTCGGGGTGCTGTCCAAAAAGCCCTTCTCTGCTCTAGGGGAGGTTGCCCCAGTTTGGGTCCCTGATTCGCAGGCACCCATCTGTATGAAGTGCGAGGCCAAGTTTACCTTCACCAAGAGGAGGCATCATTGCCGGGCCTGCGGGAAGGTAAGGTGACACGCGGAGAAAGACAAATGTCAATGTATGTGTATAACTTGACCGTGTCAAACGTTTGAAGAGCAATAGTTAAAATGGCTTAAACAAGCAATTGCCTGAAGTTTATTTGTTGTGGTTTCTAAGTATATAAACTAATATTTGTACTCCTGGAAGTCAGTGAAGTAAAATCTAGCTTTGCTTATTGCACACAGCCTTCCTCTATGGTAGTCTAAAATCCCGTGGCCAGTGTTAGATTAATTTGATACAGTACCTCTACAGACCCTGAACATTTGGCTGTGGCTGGTAAATTTATCTGTTTGGTGAACTTCAGTAACCTCGGTGGCTCTGCATTAGTAATATATATTGCATAGTTTTTTAATGTGGACAGAAGGTAGGTGAGTTTTTAGAGCATGGCTGTCTTAGAACTATAGATAACTAAATTAGTGCTGAATGAGAGCTACTAATCAGTTCAGATGGCTTcgtaattaattataataaaaactcATTAGTCTCAGGCAGCTCTGCTTTTGTTATAGGTTTAGCATGTTCTATAACTGCCCTTTAGTTTTCAGGATTGGAAATGTTCTGTTGGGGGCTAGGGGGTAGAATGGGATGGGGTGCGATGGTGTCTGAGCAGCTGCTGTGTTTTGTTAATCCCCAGTCATAGAAGTTATGTATGGGTGTTTGATGAAACTCCCACTTTCAGACAAGGACCTGCGACCTGCGATTTCTGTCAGTTTTCTATTAATAGAGCTGTACCGAGGGAATTCAGAATGACTTGTAACTCTTAGGCTAGCTTGTGCCTCTGAAATACAGCAGCGAAGTGAGGGTCCCCCTGCTGTTTCAATCCTGAAACTGGAGCTTCCCATCCCTATTGTAAGAGTGCTACTACTGCACATTTAAGGCAGAGTAGGGGATCATCTCCTTTGCAGGTCCTTTAAAAGCCCAGGTGCAGTGATGCTGTGAGTCATTTTATTTAACCTTGAGATGACCCACACAGCAAAGCTCCAGCAGGGGCAGCCGATGGTTTGTTATTGCTGCATTTCACGCCATGTTTGTCATGTATTTTGTCACATTGAGCGTTTAAGAAAATTGCTGATTCAGAAGGGTATGACTCCTGTGTACACCCTAATTCCcagtggtctgtctgtctgtaggtATTCTGTGCAGCGTGTTGCAGCCTGAAGTGCAGGCTGGGGTACATGGATCGAAAGGAAGCCCGGGTCTGTGTCACTTGTCACTCGGTGCTAATGAATGGTAAGTACTGAATCTAAAGGACTAGTTGGCAAATAATTCTGTTTAGCTCACATTCCATATACAGCAGCTTCTAGCTGAAGTATACTACATGTGTACTACATTAAACTGACTGACTCCCCCCATTGTAAATAACATAATTTTCACTTGACAGAGGTATGAtgatcaataatttttttttttttttttacttctggaCATAATGTATAACATACTGTAGGGTTGTAAAAGAAATTGAACCGCTGGTATAAAAGTGTTCATGAGCAGCCATTTGGCTCTGATTTGATGTGACTAATCCGCAGGGTGTTTAGCAGGATCTGCAGGTGATTTATTTAGTTTCTGTCTCAAGCTGGGTCCTTTATGGAAGCAGGGAATGACAAATCAGCAGAGAAGTCTCGCCGTTAATCATTGGATACGACCTGAATGTGCCATTTGAGCCGCTACCATCAGCCCTCTGTTAAAGTCGGTGAGATCTTCTGTCTTTCCCATTGTGTcggtttttttatgtaaatgaccTCTCGTTTCCTGTTTTACAGCTCAAGCATGGCAGGACATGGTAAGCGCCTGCAACCAGAGTCCGAACCCCAACAACCCTGCCGAGTACTGCTCCACCATCCCCCCCCTGCAGCAGGCACAGGCCTCTGGGGCTCTCGGCTCGCCCCCGCCCACTGTCCTGGTACCAGTGGGAGTCCTGAAGCACCCTGGCACTGAAGGTATGAACTTAATCACTCATGAAGGGAGTAGTTGGTGGCAtctataataatacaattctttACCCTGGTAGTAGAAGCAAAGGCCAAGTTTTGTAGACACaggttttggctagtgccttcactGGAATTTTGGTCTAATGGTCCCAGCTCAGGATTGGATAATAATGAGGCCATGTCTGTTATTAAATGGTTGGGGTCTTTTTAATATCGGTATATacccctgggaaaaaaaaaaaattaggaattAGATTTGGTCATAAataaaccttttcattttatgTGTTTGTGGCAAGTATTTGAATTAAGTGAGACGCTATAGTCTGACATCTGACTGACAGTGTTGCTTTTAAGCTTGTATTACCATTTGCAATAAATTTGGAAAAAGGGGGATCAAGCCACTTAAAGCTAGTGTTGCTGCATTTAACGATGTTGACCTTCGCTGTAGGCACGCTCCCCCGGGACCAGAGGCGGGTCTGGTTTGCTGACGGGATCCTGCCAAATGGAGAAGCAGCTGACTCTGCAAAGCTGGAAGTCAGTGGGCCAGCCCCTTCAGGACCCCTGGCTGTGTCACATGATCCCTCCAAACAGCTGGCAGCCAATCCTGCAGCTGCTTCTTTTGAGGTAATGGTTTGGATGGGTGTTAACCCTTCATTGGACCAAGCCAGGCGAACAGGCAGTGTTGAGATGCCTTTTATAAACATGAATTGATTTTGCTGAAGGAGGGAtggaataataatattttgtatctATTCATCCATACTGTTGGGTTTAACCAAAGCAAGAATTGTCTCCTATCAAACATCCATTGGGATTATGTTACTttgcattgtcagtgtttttaaCTTGAATCTGTCTATAATTGAGATCAGGTAATAATACTGTACTATTTCCAGAGATGTAATTCTGTTCAGTTCCTGGGCAATGAGTGTAGTGTTTGCTGTCTGCAGGCTGCTTCTGACCTTTCTGTCCAGGGGAGTGCTGCTTCAGTTGGCAGCCCCATAGGGAGCTCCATGAACCTGATTCCCAAAGACGGGCTCCCTCCCATACTCATCTCCACCGGCATCAAAGGAGGTACGGGGAGCCAGCTCCCAGGTGCTTGTTAATGTTTCCTGGAATGTCCACTTTTTTAGGAagtaaatccctttgttttgctcTGCACTGCCTCGCTCTGTGACGTTGTAAGGTTTCTGTAGAAGCAGCGAAACTGGAAGGTCAGCAAGAGCTGGGGGCAGGTCCTTTTTATAAACCTGCTTCTTTCCTGAAATCTGGACTGGTCCCTGTTTTAAGTGTCCAACTTCTCTTGCTGTCTTGCAAAGGAAGTTCTGAATCCCCGTGATGGGGCTTTCCCTGGCCAATCTCCTAACACTGttgtcccctctctctctccagactTTGCAGTAGAGGAACAGCCCTCTGAAATCTCTGTGATGCAGCAGTTGGAAGAAGGCGGCCCTGATCCCCTGGTCTTTGCTCTCAACGCCAACCTGCTGGCCATGGTTAAGCTGGTCAACTGTGAGTACCCAGCTTTCCGGCACTGGTTGTTAATACTGTGTGTGGGATGTGTGTGCATGAGTACTTAGTAGAAGCTATCTGCTTTGAATTTCCTTAATGTCCAAAAGATGAAGATTTTGAATTTGAAGTCCAGAGGCTCTgtgaacaatttcttgtgagagGATATTCAAAATATTGGCTGAACGAGGCACTAAGAAAAGTACGTTTATAAGATAGATCTGAACTTCTTAGTGTTACAAAGACCAATAAAGACACTATATTGTGTGTTGGCTGTACAACATATACTTCACATAGcttggagattaaaaaaaaaaaattgatatgtCTCATCTACAGACAATACTGgtaaaaaagattttttaatacTTTGCCGCTGTTTACATATTCTAGGGGAAGGAACTTGAGAGATACTTTGGTACATGCCTGTAAATATGCTAGTAAGAAGATCTGGCACTTTCGATGGGTCTATTGGTTTTTTCTCCTGCCGCACCTGTGCAGCTTGTGAAAATGCCAAAAAGACTGACACATATATTAGTTCAGTAACACACAAACAATACCACATTAAGCAATTAATTACTTGTGGTTTGGTTAATGTCGTTTATCTTCTCTCATGCCCGTGTAATTTGCAATACGTCGGGAAGACAAATCAACAGCTTCGGATACATATCAAAGAACACAGGAGTGCTATCGTAGAGGTGATCTAGATTCCCCAATAGCAAGACACTTTATAGATACATTTCAAACTTAAACTTTTGTGCTATTGAGAAATGATCAGTCTCGTAGAGCTGGTAACTGAGAACAAAAACTTCTACAACGTGAATCtaaatgaaacttaaaaaaaaaaaaaaaaggttggctaATCCATTATTGaaatttaccacagtatttttttaatggatttaaaaTTGCTTTACCATTTACTAGGCTgcgttacactttgctatgctacTGCTCTGGTGAATTGTTATAAGGGGTGCTGTGTCCTTGTTGTGTTTGTGCTCTGGTGTCAGATGTGAACCGGAAGTGCTGGTGCTTGACGACGAAGGGGATGCATGCGCTGGGGCAGGCAGAGGTAGGAATCCTGCTGCAGTGCCTTCCAGACGAGAAGACCATCCCCAAGGATGTCTTCAGCCACTTCGTCCAGCTCTACCAGGATGCACTGGCAGGTGAGAGCCACAGGGGAGCCCTCTGCAAATAACCCCAATTACTACAATTCTAGCTATTTATCAGACtccaacctctctctctctctccataatCATTTTCCATCCTTTAACTCCTAGAGGAGGAATTGATATGGAGAAAAATACACCTACTAGGTAACTACCATACTTTATTGTCCTGAGTACCTTTCCATTGCAAggttattcatttattcataCAGGCAAGCATAATTGCCAGATCATGATAAACTCTACCCAGACATAACCCTAACCTTCATCTCATAATTCTataatttctgtttcatttatttgttctgaagcttctgattttatttaattctctcccctcccctccaaagCAAATGGCTCACTTTGGCTGGAagggattacatttttttccatatTGTTAGACAATTGACTTAAATTGGTTTGCACAGCCTGcgaatatgtaaatacacatataaTAATGGTGTAATAATGTTTGCCAGCCAAACACTGATGAATTATAAGATCACAAGAACAggacagtattaaaatgaaaatgtaatttcatttgCGTTGCTTCTTTGCAAACGTAATTTTAAATACGAGTGTAAATTAAAATCCTCTGGCGGTGCTAATATATTTCAGGTCCAGAAGTACAGGCTGAGATGTTTCAgttctccttgttttttttttttctttttttaaactgttggagTAATGACTGAATGTATTCAGATTGGACTTTTCTCATTCACTAAGGTAAAACAGAGTTGTCTATAATGCTTAGTTaccctgctttttatttttatatgtaatttaTGCTTGATGTTTCTTGGTTTTCCTATGTGCTTGCAGGTAGCGTGGTGGGTCACCTAGGCCACTCATTCTTCACACAGAGTTTCCTTGGCAGCAAGGAGCACGGCGGGTTCCTCTACGTCACCCCTTCCTTCCAGTCACTGCAGGACCTGCTGCTGCCGAACCCCCCCTACCTCTTTGGGATCCTCATCCAGAAGTGGGAGACCCCCTGGGCTAAGGTCTTCCCCATTCGCCTCATGCTGCGTCTGGGAGCAGAGTACAGATGTAAGTCTGCTCCCTTCATTCAACCCCTTGACATGCTAGCTAGCTGAGCATTAACAGATtgtatttgttctatgcttttgAAAGCTGTGAGTACATCGATAGTCCCTGTTTTCTCCAGCACTTGGGTACAACAGAGATATCTAATTTGTCAAAGCTGTCATCAATGTGTACATGTATGTAGTCCTTttcatgtatatattattttgcttCTTTCAACAGTCGGatgtatatttaataataatatatatataatttttggcTGTGGTGTTGTATTagaaacactgtaaatagaccCCATCAAATTACCTTAACAAAACAAAGGAGATAAACACTCCTTGTTTCCAGATGTcagtaaacacattacattttaaatctgataGTAGAGAGACTGGCTTTGTTTGTGgactttctttctctttctgatATAGTGTTATGGGACATGCATTTCATTGTATATTTTTTGCCTTTTAAATAGTTAGCCCTTTAAAAAGTTCCAGTAAGTAAGGCTCCAGTAATCGGCTAGACCTGTACAGTTTAATATTACCGTGCAGAGCACGGCCATGTTTGTTTTGAGGGTGACGTGACTTTTCTCTCTTTCCAGTACTTGCAAATGTTTCTAATACGGCACACCCAACTTTACAGTTAACGAATGTTGAAAAAATTAGagagaaattaattcattttggtTTTTCTTTAATTCCGTAAAGTTGCGTCTGTGAAATGGACCCACGAACGTGCTGAGATTTTAGCATGCACAATCATGCTGAGCCAAATGGGTCTGTCAAAGGCTGGGTGACTGGGCAGAGATAATATAACGATTCATCCCAGATTGAGGGCTCTTGATTCTCATTGAATTTGACTTACAAGGCGGCaataatccatccatccattttttttatgccccccccctccttttttaTGAGAAGCTGAGTCACTGATGCTTTTAGTCTTAACATCTCCtgctaaaatatacatttaattaaagtTCCCTAAACCAATCCTTGACTCTGTACATGTTTAGCTGTGTAACAGAATGGGCACTGTTGCAGCTAGTATGCCCAGTAGCGACCTGACCACAACTACACATTTTCAGAGGTCAGAATAAACAATAAAGCAAGGTCACCCAGTGTTTATGGACTTTGTAGGTGCAGGGAGGGACTCCTTGGTAATCTgaacatacaaatacaataatgtactagtttttgattttgtatttggtGTCTGATTTAGGTCTCCTTTTTTCGGGGGAGATTTAATTGTGATTTTACTGAAAAGTCCTGTGTATTAATTTGTAGTGCAGGGTACATAGAATGGATTACAGCTTTTGCAGCAcattacacagtactgtacaatgcaGATTTAAGCATATTTGTATTTTACCTTAGCTGTTCATTTCTCCCCCACTCCCTGCATTTAATCTTGCGTTTCATTGAAATGCAGTGAGAAGTGATCAGCATAGCATGCAGGTTATTCATGCATATTAAAGCTGAGCCATTGTTTGTTTGCAGTCTATCCCTGCCCGCTGTTCAGTGTGCGATTCAGGAAGCCTCTGTTTGGGGAAACTGGCCACACCATTATGAACTTACTAGCGGTGAGTGTCTTGCATGTGGAAGAGCTTCTGTGCGCAGGGTTTCACAGCCACGTTgcacttttttgtaaaaaaacattcagaacaacTTGACAGCTGGAGGCCCTAGACAATGTGCTAGGTTTTTTCTTGCATTGAAGTGGCTAAATGACTTTGTAACCACTCTAATATGTGGATAGCGTTATCAGCTGTATATTAAATTATTGCACAGTCTAACACAACTGGTttaaattgtgcttttaaaaagatGTGAAGTACATGCATTACAATATAGCATAGAAGTAAAGTTCCAGCTGCCCGACACTTTGCTGTAGCTTTAGAATGCAGGTGCATTGCTACACAGAcatcacaccattcatttttGCATCATCCCCTCACCAAATCTAAATGTTTGTTtagg contains:
- the LOC121331053 gene encoding zinc finger FYVE domain-containing protein 9-like isoform X2, translated to MENYFQTEAFNLDKVLDEFEQHGDGTDTPTLSDAKWTQILAPPSHLLSLNPALANLGESEGLHTRDPQLRFKSLSDTPAIDKVGGGGGGGGGDNCSNGSDRKKNPDATHWINEQHVADSQTLNKDMDFEVCPNPQQENSVEHDSRTMLNVDTGSCPSRFNKGISAHENGCPEIADVNDCAEHTRGSCNLAHFEATSDNRMGITDFNCLDACKNEVLGQCKGNPSELANDCPIAAEVEKESSGLSTADECTVTAELERIGFQPPQYETLQKDGMIIGSPKGVGDANEPHRHQIPGCRLSNFVATGSAEFMALAGENILESCNSGYAKAHSEGMVNGGFTGFGEFGETQAPDKNECDVSSIGELSHNGENDNIAVCLAVEGERKSESVVCAEPPSCFLLNGLDLDELQRIIDEEPASQPPLSKEDSVTEEKEMEESKSESYEQIRGLEVGVANSGITPGPPTTSKKLNNSSLQPVSIPVGGARPKQPVNLKLQIPRPLSVQVQNELGQPDKNKNVEPQCQTNTGELLSGGEGFGGETILAGPNGERTGALNTGSSPTPPGMLLPPDSPDNDLQAEHFGVLSKKPFSALGEVAPVWVPDSQAPICMKCEAKFTFTKRRHHCRACGKVFCAACCSLKCRLGYMDRKEARVCVTCHSVLMNAQAWQDMVSACNQSPNPNNPAEYCSTIPPLQQAQASGALGSPPPTVLVPVGVLKHPGTEGTLPRDQRRVWFADGILPNGEAADSAKLEVSGPAPSGPLAVSHDPSKQLAANPAAASFEAASDLSVQGSAASVGSPIGSSMNLIPKDGLPPILISTGIKGDFAVEEQPSEISVMQQLEEGGPDPLVFALNANLLAMVKLVNYVNRKCWCLTTKGMHALGQAEVGILLQCLPDEKTIPKDVFSHFVQLYQDALAGSVVGHLGHSFFTQSFLGSKEHGGFLYVTPSFQSLQDLLLPNPPYLFGILIQKWETPWAKVFPIRLMLRLGAEYRFYPCPLFSVRFRKPLFGETGHTIMNLLADFRNYQYTLPVVNGLVVDMEVRKTCIKIPSNRYNELMKAMNKSNEHVLAMGACFNERADSHLVCVQNDDGNYQTQAISIHHQPRKVTGASFFVFSGALKSSSGYLAKSSIVEDGVMVQITAETMEALRLALREMKDFTIPCGKADQEEPQEHVQVQWVEDDRNFNKGVISPIDGKSMESITSVKIFHGSEYKANGKVIRWTEVFFLQSDDQPNSPSDPADHSRLTESVARAFCVALCPHLKLLKEDGLAKLGLRVTLDSDQVGYQVGSNGQPLLPQYMNDLDSALVPVIHGGACQLSEGPVVMELIFYILENIS
- the LOC121331053 gene encoding zinc finger FYVE domain-containing protein 9-like isoform X1, with protein sequence MENYFQTEAFNLDKVLDEFEQHGDGTDTPTLSDAKWTQILAPPSHLLSLNPALANLGESEGLHTRDPQLRFKSLSDTPAIDKVGGGGGGGGGDNCSNGSDRKKNPDATHWINEQHVADSQTLNKDMDFEVCPNPQQENSVEHDSRTMLNVDTGSCPSRFNKGISAHENGCPEIADVNDCAEHTRGSCNLAHFEATSDNRMGITDFNCLDACKNEVLGQCKGNPSELANDCPIAAEVEKESSGLSTADECTVTAELERIGFQPPQYETLQKDGMIIGSPKGVGDANEPHRHQIPGCRLSNFVATGSAEFMALAGENILESCNSGYAKAHSEGMVNGGFTGFGEFGETQAPDKNECDVSSIGELSHNGENDNIAVCLAVEGERKSESVVCAEPPSCFLLNGLDLDELQRIIDEEPASQPPLSKEDSVTEEKEMEESKSESYEQIRGLEVGVANSGITPGPPTTSKKLNNSSLQPVSIPVGGARPKQPVNLKLQIPRPLSVQVQNELGQPDKNKNVEPQCQTNTGELLSGGEGFGGETILAGPNGERTGALNTGSSPTPPGMLLPPDSPDNDLQAEHFGVLSKKPFSALGEVAPVWVPDSQAPICMKCEAKFTFTKRRHHCRACGKVFCAACCSLKCRLGYMDRKEARVCVTCHSVLMNAQAWQDMVSACNQSPNPNNPAEYCSTIPPLQQAQASGALGSPPPTVLVPVGVLKHPGTEGTLPRDQRRVWFADGILPNGEAADSAKLEVSGPAPSGPLAVSHDPSKQLAANPAAASFEAASDLSVQGSAASVGSPIGSSMNLIPKDGLPPILISTGIKGGTGSQLPDFAVEEQPSEISVMQQLEEGGPDPLVFALNANLLAMVKLVNYVNRKCWCLTTKGMHALGQAEVGILLQCLPDEKTIPKDVFSHFVQLYQDALAGSVVGHLGHSFFTQSFLGSKEHGGFLYVTPSFQSLQDLLLPNPPYLFGILIQKWETPWAKVFPIRLMLRLGAEYRFYPCPLFSVRFRKPLFGETGHTIMNLLADFRNYQYTLPVVNGLVVDMEVRKTCIKIPSNRYNELMKAMNKSNEHVLAMGACFNERADSHLVCVQNDDGNYQTQAISIHHQPRKVTGASFFVFSGALKSSSGYLAKSSIVEDGVMVQITAETMEALRLALREMKDFTIPCGKADQEEPQEHVQVQWVEDDRNFNKGVISPIDGKSMESITSVKIFHGSEYKANGKVIRWTEVFFLQSDDQPNSPSDPADHSRLTESVARAFCVALCPHLKLLKEDGLAKLGLRVTLDSDQVGYQVGSNGQPLLPQYMNDLDSALVPVIHGGACQLSEGPVVMELIFYILENIS